From a single Asticcacaulis sp. MM231 genomic region:
- a CDS encoding PAS domain-containing methyl-accepting chemotaxis protein, which produces MAFLNLMGQQGQGSKNAFDALNKALDQSQAIIEFDPEGLVLTANDNFLNIMGYTLGELKGQPHRMFLEPAYAGSADYADFWARLRRGEAQSGEFKRLTKSHKDVFIEAAYMPVLDKAGRVTKIVKFAYDVTQRKLRDLDLEGKVAAIERAQAVIEFSLDGTILRANENFLAVMGYQAAEIVGKHHSLFVETAQRDSQAYTDFWRKLNAGDYVSAQFKRIGKGGKEVYIQATYNPIIGADGAPVKVVKFASDVTERVLKDADFSGQISAISRAQGVIEFELDGTILTANDNFLKVMGYSLAEIKGKHHSLFVDDTTRLSQDYQDFWRRLASGEYVSGEFHRYARNGHDVFIQASYNAILDLNGKPYKVVKYASDVTKRRQALNRTTELSHSLQSLSAAIEEMAATGRSIADTMEQTRVAADKATACVTEADASAQALSTATTAMDGIVVMITDITSQINLLALNATIELARAGEAGRGFAVVATEVKNLASQARHASEQIGAEISGVRTRTLSVLEALETIRKTVDAVQEQVVVTAGAIEEQSATSQDMARNMQVASDEADNIVRVA; this is translated from the coding sequence ATGGCGTTTTTAAATCTTATGGGCCAGCAAGGACAGGGATCCAAGAATGCGTTCGACGCGCTCAATAAAGCGTTAGACCAGTCGCAGGCCATCATCGAATTCGACCCCGAAGGGCTGGTTTTGACAGCCAATGATAATTTTCTGAACATCATGGGCTATACCTTGGGCGAGCTTAAAGGCCAGCCGCACCGGATGTTCCTGGAGCCTGCCTATGCCGGCAGCGCCGACTACGCCGATTTTTGGGCCAGGCTCAGGCGCGGCGAGGCCCAGTCGGGTGAGTTTAAACGTCTGACAAAAAGCCATAAGGATGTGTTTATCGAAGCGGCCTATATGCCTGTCCTCGACAAGGCCGGTCGTGTCACCAAGATCGTCAAGTTTGCTTATGATGTCACGCAACGCAAGCTGCGTGACCTTGATCTCGAAGGCAAGGTGGCCGCTATTGAACGGGCTCAGGCGGTTATAGAATTCTCCCTGGACGGCACAATTTTACGCGCCAACGAAAACTTCCTGGCCGTCATGGGTTATCAAGCGGCTGAGATCGTAGGTAAGCACCACAGCCTTTTCGTCGAAACGGCCCAGCGCGACAGCCAGGCCTACACGGACTTCTGGCGCAAACTGAATGCGGGAGACTATGTTTCAGCCCAGTTCAAGCGCATCGGAAAAGGCGGCAAGGAGGTTTATATCCAGGCGACCTATAACCCTATCATCGGCGCTGACGGCGCGCCGGTCAAGGTGGTCAAATTTGCTTCCGATGTGACGGAGCGCGTGCTTAAGGATGCCGATTTTTCGGGGCAGATCTCGGCTATTTCGCGCGCGCAGGGCGTTATTGAATTTGAGCTTGATGGCACAATCCTGACCGCCAACGACAATTTCCTGAAGGTGATGGGGTACAGCCTTGCCGAGATAAAGGGCAAGCACCACAGCCTTTTCGTTGATGACACCACGCGGCTAAGTCAGGACTATCAAGATTTCTGGCGCCGTCTGGCGTCTGGGGAGTATGTCTCCGGTGAGTTCCATCGTTACGCCCGGAACGGACACGATGTCTTTATCCAGGCCTCCTATAATGCGATCCTTGATCTCAATGGCAAGCCCTACAAGGTCGTCAAATACGCCTCGGACGTGACCAAGCGCAGACAGGCCTTAAACCGCACTACTGAGTTGTCACATTCGTTGCAAAGCCTCTCAGCCGCGATCGAAGAGATGGCCGCGACAGGTCGCTCCATCGCCGACACGATGGAACAAACACGCGTTGCCGCAGATAAGGCCACCGCCTGTGTGACCGAGGCGGACGCCAGCGCCCAGGCCTTGTCAACTGCCACGACCGCCATGGACGGCATTGTGGTCATGATTACCGACATCACCAGTCAAATCAACCTTTTGGCTTTGAACGCCACGATTGAATTGGCGCGGGCCGGTGAGGCGGGGCGCGGGTTTGCGGTTGTTGCCACCGAAGTCAAAAACCTCGCCAGTCAGGCCAGGCATGCCAGTGAGCAGATCGGCGCTGAAATTTCGGGCGTCAGAACACGGACCCTGTCCGTTCTGGAAGCACTGGAGACCATCCGCAAAACGGTCGACGCCGTTCAGGAGCAGGTCGTGGTCACGGCGGGTGCCATTGAAGAGCAGAGCGCCACGTCACAGGATATGGCGCGCAACATGCAGGTCGCGTCAGATGAGGCCGATAACATCGTGCGGGTCGCCTGA
- the pepN gene encoding aminopeptidase N translates to MLTTTPQPIQLSDYKAPDFLIATTELDFDLAPETTRVTARLTITRQGAKDAPLVLMGERLKLLSVTLDGQPVTDYTLSDETMTLASVPDSFTLETEVEINPLGNKTLEGLYMSSGRYCTQCEAEGFRKITYYLDRPDSLSKYRVRIVAPKEGFPHLLSNGNLLETGDLDDGKHYALWEDPFFKPCYLFALVAGELDVLEDSLTTMSGRKVELKIYVDTGMRDRSLYAMDALKRSMLWDEQVYGREYDLDLFMIVAVRDFNFGAMENKGLNVFNASLLLADPTTATDMDYERIESVIAHEYFHNWSGNRVTCRDWFQLCLKEGLTVFRDQGFSADQRGHAVARIKDVRALRARQFPEDSGPLAHPVRPSSYVKIDNFYTATIYEKGAEIVGMLKTFVGPATYRQALDHYFATNDGTAATLEDFLTAFEAVTGDDFSPWLQWYTQAGTPRLHVTSAYNADAKTLTLSFTQATAPTPGQPDKSALPIPIRFGLLTAEGEKQMFTRDGILAAESLFILRDASAELVMTDVMHAPVLSILRHFSAPVVLTVEEPTSHAFARFKGDSDPFNRWEAAQGLAKAIILSEPPDEDLIDAFAQGLEASLLDEHLDHAFKALIMGLPTESDLAQSLSPIDPAFIHRNRKAFKTALSLRLYETIRGLYTSLTPAGTFSPDADAAGTRALRNALLDLMLAGHNRGADNATSVNLAFRHFETASNMTDMVGGLGALMHVQDRPYKDALDIFYARFKHEPLVIDKWFALQAGCAHPDTLARVRTLSQHPDFDAKTPNRWRALVQSFANNQSVFHAPDGSGYDFLVGQVLAVDAFNPMTASRLIEPLSRYRVYAEPYRTNMKKALQTITLSPDLSKNVLELATKALAD, encoded by the coding sequence ATGCTCACCACCACGCCCCAGCCGATCCAGCTCAGCGATTACAAGGCTCCTGACTTTCTTATTGCCACCACGGAACTTGATTTCGATCTGGCGCCGGAAACGACACGGGTCACGGCAAGGCTGACAATTACCCGGCAGGGCGCGAAGGATGCGCCGCTCGTGCTGATGGGTGAACGCCTGAAACTGCTCAGCGTCACGCTCGATGGCCAGCCGGTGACCGATTACACACTGAGCGATGAAACCATGACCCTCGCCAGCGTACCCGACAGCTTCACGCTGGAAACCGAGGTCGAGATCAACCCGCTCGGCAACAAGACGCTGGAAGGGCTCTACATGTCCTCCGGCCGCTACTGCACCCAGTGCGAGGCCGAGGGCTTCCGCAAGATCACCTATTATCTCGACCGCCCCGACAGCCTGTCGAAGTACCGCGTGCGCATCGTAGCGCCGAAAGAGGGGTTCCCGCACCTGCTGTCCAACGGCAATCTGCTGGAGACGGGTGATCTCGATGACGGCAAACACTATGCCCTGTGGGAAGACCCCTTTTTCAAGCCGTGCTATCTCTTCGCGCTCGTCGCCGGCGAACTCGACGTGCTCGAAGACAGCCTCACCACGATGTCGGGCCGCAAGGTCGAACTGAAAATCTATGTCGATACCGGGATGCGTGACCGCAGCCTCTACGCCATGGACGCCCTCAAGCGCTCGATGCTGTGGGACGAGCAGGTCTATGGCCGTGAATACGATCTCGACCTGTTCATGATCGTCGCCGTGCGCGATTTCAACTTCGGCGCCATGGAAAACAAGGGCCTGAACGTCTTCAACGCCTCGCTGCTGCTGGCCGATCCGACCACCGCCACCGATATGGACTACGAGCGTATCGAGTCGGTGATCGCCCACGAATATTTCCACAACTGGTCAGGCAACCGCGTCACCTGCCGCGACTGGTTCCAGCTCTGCCTGAAAGAAGGCCTGACCGTCTTCCGCGATCAGGGCTTCTCGGCCGATCAGCGCGGTCACGCGGTTGCGCGCATCAAGGACGTGCGGGCGCTGCGCGCCCGTCAGTTTCCGGAAGATTCCGGCCCGCTGGCCCATCCGGTGCGCCCCTCGTCCTACGTCAAGATCGACAACTTCTACACCGCCACCATCTATGAAAAAGGCGCCGAGATCGTCGGCATGCTGAAGACGTTCGTCGGCCCCGCCACCTATCGTCAGGCGCTTGATCACTACTTCGCCACCAATGATGGCACCGCCGCCACGCTGGAAGATTTCCTCACCGCCTTCGAAGCCGTCACCGGCGATGACTTTTCGCCCTGGCTGCAATGGTATACCCAGGCTGGCACACCACGCCTGCACGTCACCAGCGCCTATAACGCCGATGCGAAAACCCTTACCCTGTCGTTCACCCAGGCCACCGCGCCGACACCCGGCCAGCCTGACAAATCCGCCCTGCCCATCCCGATCCGCTTCGGCCTGCTGACCGCCGAGGGCGAAAAGCAGATGTTCACGCGCGATGGCATACTGGCGGCCGAGTCCCTGTTCATTTTGCGTGACGCCAGTGCCGAACTGGTCATGACCGACGTCATGCACGCGCCGGTCCTGTCGATCCTGCGCCACTTCTCGGCGCCGGTGGTCCTCACGGTTGAAGAACCGACCAGCCACGCCTTCGCCCGCTTCAAGGGTGACAGCGATCCGTTCAATCGCTGGGAGGCCGCGCAGGGTCTGGCCAAGGCGATCATCCTGTCCGAACCCCCTGACGAAGATCTGATCGACGCCTTCGCGCAAGGGCTTGAGGCCAGCCTGCTCGATGAACACCTCGATCACGCCTTCAAGGCCCTGATCATGGGCCTGCCGACCGAATCCGACCTGGCGCAGAGCCTGTCGCCTATCGATCCGGCCTTCATCCACCGTAACCGCAAGGCCTTCAAGACGGCGCTTTCCCTGCGCCTCTATGAGACCATTCGCGGCCTCTACACGTCCCTCACCCCGGCCGGAACCTTCTCGCCCGACGCGGACGCCGCCGGCACCCGCGCCCTTCGCAACGCCTTGCTCGACCTGATGCTGGCCGGTCATAACCGCGGCGCCGATAACGCCACCTCGGTCAATCTCGCCTTCCGCCATTTCGAGACCGCCAGCAACATGACCGATATGGTCGGTGGGCTAGGGGCCCTGATGCACGTGCAGGATCGCCCCTACAAGGACGCGCTCGATATCTTCTATGCCCGCTTCAAGCATGAACCGCTGGTGATCGACAAATGGTTCGCCCTGCAGGCCGGCTGCGCCCATCCCGATACGCTGGCGCGCGTCAGAACGCTTAGCCAGCATCCAGATTTCGACGCCAAGACGCCCAATCGCTGGCGCGCCCTCGTCCAGAGCTTCGCCAACAACCAGAGCGTTTTCCACGCCCCCGATGGCAGCGGCTATGACTTCCTGGTTGGTCAGGTCCTGGCGGTTGACGCCTTCAACCCCATGACCGCCTCTCGCCTGATCGAACCCTTAAGCCGCTACCGCGTTTACGCCGAACCCTATCGTACCAACATGAAAAAGGCACTGCAGACGATCACCCTGTCGCCCGATTTGTCGAAGAATGTGCTCGAACTGGCGACGAAAGCGCTCGCCGATTAG
- a CDS encoding response regulator: protein MASLERVRFLVVDDNAHMINIVKTLLRGFGATHIFEARDATEAFHRLKHDAIDICISDYQMEVLDGVEFVQLVRNSSDSPNRYVPIIMLTAHSERSKVVAARDAGANEFCCKPVTAIELRRKIVAIVDFPRPFIKTSSGNYFGPDRRRKQDSKYHGRERREGWSEDHQPPQPVAKKSGEASSGHHEEDEHT, encoded by the coding sequence TTGGCAAGCCTCGAACGGGTCAGGTTCCTGGTGGTGGACGACAACGCCCACATGATCAACATCGTCAAGACTCTGCTGCGCGGGTTTGGCGCCACGCACATTTTTGAAGCGCGTGACGCCACCGAAGCCTTCCATCGCCTCAAGCACGACGCGATCGATATCTGCATCAGCGACTACCAGATGGAGGTGCTCGATGGCGTCGAGTTCGTCCAGCTTGTGCGCAATTCATCGGACAGCCCCAACCGCTACGTGCCGATCATCATGCTGACGGCGCACTCGGAACGCTCAAAAGTGGTGGCCGCGCGCGACGCCGGCGCCAACGAATTCTGCTGCAAGCCGGTCACGGCCATCGAACTGCGCCGCAAGATCGTCGCCATTGTCGATTTCCCGCGCCCGTTTATCAAGACCAGCAGCGGCAACTATTTCGGCCCCGATCGTCGCCGCAAGCAGGACAGCAAGTATCACGGCCGCGAGCGCCGCGAAGGCTGGAGCGAAGACCATCAGCCGCCGCAACCCGTCGCTAAAAAGTCAGGCGAGGCCAGCAGCGGCCACCATGAAGAGGATGAACACACCTGA
- a CDS encoding PAS domain-containing sensor histidine kinase, which produces MSSNGQATPTTKTPAQKPAQKPSKKPSKTSRKTSLSRAVHTSVGQAMPLWIRIGALGLTLGLVTFMGLSTLQLGNSLSADKDAEGQNLLTATRLSAAQLDARLSTARLALEAAQGQWSLRQSEPLSAAEQGLRLGRDSLISVAVVKGSSVLAISGKDDPELLAEVAAAAPARSGFTLQAMGSRLSQGERPYAVLKGADGRPDLVARLENGLIRDDTATGATSALVDEAGVIVQASDERLIGKNVKTALAISYTQLRNRADSGHLIQGALTEGGFVKIASVPQTVGSRGNGLILLKAMPTQRFFFASQSLIKAIVFVGGPLLIGALFGLLLFFQARKNRDDARQFQVNEQRYRLAVESARCGIFDWDLDQDLIYMSDVTGVMLGWGGGGVASTTEVLNRISAEQRDEVVKALVTARSTGALDVSFRVPGPNGQALWVDARGQSVGERTSAGFTRLSGVALDVSEERIAQLRAQRAEARLRDAINSVSDAFVLWDRRNRLLMWNATFGDTFNIDERFLRVGTPRDLIDQVMQIAIRRQQPTQDEREGVFEAEMNNGRWIQVSESRTLEGGRVLTGTDITAVKLQEELSRKNEEQLQGLVEKLEHSRQQQTVLARKYEMAKIRAEAANHAKSEFLANMSHELRTPLNAINGFSEIMASEMFGPLGHPRYKEYSGDILSSGQHLLSLINDILDMSKIEAGKLNLHFEPVAIDEMVEDTLRLVRQKAEKAGLKVRVHLPQLPEISADFRALKQVLLNLLTNSVKFTPQGGTITITAAATEDNVHITVSDTGIGIAAKDMARLAKPFEQIENQFSKTKEGTGLGLALTKSLIEMHNGSFEVDSLLGEGTRATVILPIRQTAAGASEGDDHRRSGRAA; this is translated from the coding sequence ATGTCGTCCAATGGACAGGCCACGCCGACTACGAAGACGCCAGCCCAAAAACCAGCCCAAAAACCTTCGAAGAAACCCTCGAAGACATCGCGCAAGACCTCTCTGTCGCGCGCCGTCCATACCTCGGTCGGTCAGGCTATGCCTCTGTGGATTCGCATTGGCGCCCTTGGCCTGACCCTCGGCCTAGTCACCTTCATGGGCCTGTCCACCCTGCAACTGGGCAATAGTCTCTCCGCCGACAAGGACGCCGAAGGTCAGAACCTGCTGACCGCCACGCGCCTGAGCGCCGCCCAGCTCGACGCCCGCCTGAGCACGGCCCGGCTGGCGCTCGAAGCGGCGCAGGGCCAGTGGAGCTTACGTCAGAGCGAGCCCTTAAGCGCCGCCGAACAAGGTTTGAGGCTCGGACGCGACAGCCTTATCAGCGTCGCCGTCGTCAAAGGATCATCCGTACTCGCCATCAGCGGCAAGGACGATCCGGAACTGCTGGCCGAGGTTGCAGCCGCCGCGCCGGCCCGCAGCGGCTTCACCCTGCAAGCCATGGGTTCGCGCCTCAGCCAGGGCGAGCGCCCCTACGCCGTCCTCAAGGGCGCTGATGGTCGGCCAGATCTCGTCGCCCGCCTCGAAAACGGTCTGATCCGCGATGATACGGCGACCGGCGCCACCAGCGCCCTGGTCGATGAGGCCGGCGTGATCGTGCAGGCCTCCGATGAGCGCCTGATCGGCAAGAACGTGAAGACGGCGCTGGCCATCTCGTACACGCAACTCCGCAATCGCGCCGACTCCGGTCATCTGATCCAGGGCGCCCTGACCGAAGGCGGCTTCGTCAAGATCGCCTCGGTGCCACAGACCGTCGGCAGCCGCGGCAACGGCCTGATCCTGCTCAAGGCCATGCCGACCCAACGCTTCTTCTTCGCTTCGCAAAGCCTGATCAAGGCGATTGTCTTCGTCGGCGGCCCGCTTTTGATCGGCGCTCTGTTCGGCCTTCTGCTGTTCTTCCAGGCGCGCAAGAACCGCGACGACGCCCGGCAGTTTCAGGTCAATGAGCAGCGCTACCGCCTCGCCGTCGAATCGGCGCGATGCGGTATCTTCGACTGGGATCTCGACCAGGACCTGATCTACATGTCCGACGTGACCGGCGTCATGCTCGGCTGGGGCGGCGGAGGCGTGGCCTCGACCACCGAGGTGCTGAACCGTATCTCGGCCGAACAGCGCGACGAAGTGGTCAAGGCACTGGTGACGGCCCGCTCCACCGGGGCGCTCGATGTCTCGTTCCGCGTGCCCGGCCCCAATGGTCAGGCCCTGTGGGTCGATGCGCGCGGCCAGTCGGTCGGCGAACGCACCTCTGCCGGTTTCACCCGCCTGTCGGGTGTGGCGCTCGATGTCAGCGAGGAGCGCATCGCCCAGCTTCGCGCCCAGCGCGCCGAGGCGCGCCTGCGCGATGCCATCAACTCGGTGTCGGACGCCTTCGTGCTGTGGGATCGCCGCAACCGGCTCCTGATGTGGAACGCCACCTTCGGCGACACCTTCAATATCGACGAGCGCTTCCTGCGCGTCGGCACGCCGCGTGATCTGATCGATCAGGTGATGCAGATCGCCATCCGCCGCCAGCAACCGACACAGGACGAACGCGAGGGCGTCTTCGAGGCCGAAATGAACAACGGCCGCTGGATACAGGTATCGGAAAGCCGCACGCTGGAAGGCGGCCGCGTGCTGACCGGCACCGACATCACCGCGGTGAAGCTGCAGGAAGAACTGAGCCGCAAGAACGAGGAACAGCTTCAGGGTCTGGTCGAAAAGCTCGAACACAGCCGCCAGCAACAGACGGTTCTGGCGCGCAAGTACGAAATGGCCAAGATCCGCGCCGAAGCCGCCAACCACGCCAAGTCGGAATTCCTCGCCAACATGTCGCACGAGCTGCGCACGCCGCTCAACGCCATCAACGGTTTCTCCGAGATCATGGCGTCGGAAATGTTCGGCCCGCTCGGCCATCCGCGTTACAAAGAATATTCCGGCGATATCCTAAGTTCCGGCCAGCATCTGCTGTCGCTGATCAACGACATTCTCGACATGTCAAAGATCGAGGCCGGCAAGCTGAACCTGCATTTCGAGCCGGTGGCGATCGACGAAATGGTCGAAGACACCTTGCGCCTGGTGCGGCAAAAGGCGGAAAAAGCAGGCCTGAAAGTGCGCGTGCATCTGCCGCAACTGCCAGAAATCTCAGCCGATTTCCGCGCGTTGAAGCAGGTTCTGCTCAATCTCCTGACCAATTCGGTCAAGTTCACCCCGCAGGGCGGCACTATCACCATCACGGCGGCCGCCACGGAAGACAACGTCCACATCACGGTCAGCGACACCGGCATCGGTATCGCCGCCAAGGATATGGCACGCCTCGCCAAGCCGTTCGAGCAGATCGAGAACCAGTTCTCCAAGACCAAGGAGGGCACGGGCCTCGGCCTTGCCCTGACCAAGTCGCTGATCGAGATGCACAACGGCAGCTTCGAGGTCGACAGCCTGCTGGGCGAAGGCACCCGCGCCACGGTCATCCTGCCGATCCGCCAGACCGCCGCCGGCGCGTCGGAAGGCGATGATCACCGACGCAGCGGCAGGGCAGCTTAA
- the greA gene encoding transcription elongation factor GreA: MSVAFTKDEDHEAAAANLPDRPISPHPNLVTPEGLAFLETAFAEAKAAYSAAQASGLINADRTAMARAARDLRYYTARLGSAQRIDPVTSPQKVVFGCEVIIAREDGRQQTFRIVGEDEADPNKGSISYVSPMARALLGKEIGDEVQVAGAGVEITAIR; the protein is encoded by the coding sequence ATGAGTGTAGCCTTTACCAAAGACGAAGATCACGAAGCCGCGGCCGCCAACCTGCCCGATCGTCCGATCTCGCCCCATCCCAACCTCGTCACGCCCGAAGGCCTGGCTTTTCTGGAAACCGCCTTCGCCGAGGCCAAGGCCGCCTATAGCGCCGCACAGGCCTCAGGCCTGATCAACGCAGACCGTACCGCCATGGCGCGCGCCGCCCGCGACCTGCGCTATTACACCGCCCGCCTGGGTTCGGCGCAGCGCATCGATCCGGTAACATCGCCGCAAAAGGTGGTGTTCGGCTGTGAGGTCATCATCGCCCGCGAGGATGGCCGCCAACAGACCTTCCGGATCGTGGGCGAGGACGAGGCCGATCCCAATAAGGGCAGCATTTCCTACGTGTCGCCAATGGCGCGCGCCCTGCTCGGCAAGGAAATCGGCGACGAGGTTCAGGTGGCTGGCGCCGGTGTCGAGATTACCGCGATACGCTAA
- a CDS encoding DUF559 domain-containing protein — protein sequence MTKPELWLWLRLKQREADGLIFRNQHPLGPYVLDFYCPKAKLCVEVDGEIHTLDHQREHDSKRGRWLMDRNILTYRIIARDLLMRPDEAAEGVIILAWERVKALKAPPTA from the coding sequence TTGACGAAGCCGGAATTATGGCTTTGGTTGCGCTTGAAGCAGCGTGAAGCTGATGGTCTTATTTTTCGTAATCAGCATCCGCTGGGCCCCTATGTGCTGGATTTCTACTGCCCCAAAGCGAAGTTATGTGTTGAGGTTGATGGCGAAATTCATACGCTTGATCATCAAAGGGAGCATGACTCCAAGCGTGGTCGTTGGCTGATGGATCGGAACATTCTCACCTATCGTATTATAGCGCGTGATCTACTGATGAGACCTGATGAGGCTGCCGAGGGTGTTATTATTTTGGCTTGGGAGCGCGTCAAGGCGCTTAAGGCCCCTCCCACCGCCTGA
- a CDS encoding periplasmic heavy metal sensor, whose protein sequence is MTDRRLKWALVISLVLNLFLIAAGIGAGIVFKRHMRDFQRPLAMSKAWHDASKNTTKEERHHIYLLLKSAALSGEADMTKARSLRAQANDLAAKDPFDAAQVAMLSEQARSAENDARGKIENTLILNMKELPARERSFLSKTLLRPSGRFDRFIEKDDKPPVQVGGGDMSAAASVSR, encoded by the coding sequence ATGACGGATCGTCGCCTGAAATGGGCTCTGGTGATTTCGCTGGTGCTGAACCTGTTCCTGATTGCCGCCGGTATCGGCGCCGGCATCGTGTTCAAGCGCCATATGCGTGATTTCCAGCGCCCGTTGGCGATGTCGAAGGCGTGGCATGACGCCAGCAAGAACACCACGAAGGAAGAGCGCCATCACATCTATCTGCTGCTCAAATCGGCGGCCCTGAGTGGCGAGGCTGACATGACCAAGGCGCGGTCCCTGCGCGCCCAGGCCAATGATCTGGCGGCGAAGGACCCATTTGACGCGGCACAGGTCGCCATGCTGTCGGAGCAGGCCCGCAGCGCCGAGAACGATGCGCGGGGCAAGATCGAGAACACCCTGATCCTCAACATGAAGGAACTGCCGGCGCGCGAGCGCAGCTTCCTCAGCAAGACGCTGCTGCGGCCAAGCGGCCGTTTCGATCGCTTTATCGAAAAGGACGACAAGCCGCCGGTACAGGTCGGCGGTGGTGATATGAGCGCTGCGGCTAGCGTATCGCGGTGA
- a CDS encoding RNA polymerase sigma factor — MTTDPDEVLLERIGRGDMAAVSALVSRKLPRILSLGRRMLSDPAEAEDVAQETLLRTWKQAATWVPGKARIDTWMHRVALNLCYDRLRRRKDTVNTDDIEIMDDAAGPSAQLEQAQATQALQKALAQLPERQRTAITLNYYQEMSNIEAAATMGVSIEAMESLLARARRTLRSLMRDDKHVSGDTRVRAASVNPSKAGGEI, encoded by the coding sequence GTGACGACGGACCCGGATGAGGTTTTGCTGGAGCGGATCGGACGCGGCGATATGGCAGCGGTGTCGGCGCTTGTCTCGCGCAAGCTGCCGCGGATTCTGTCGCTGGGGCGCCGTATGCTGAGCGATCCGGCCGAGGCCGAGGACGTGGCGCAGGAGACCCTGTTGCGGACTTGGAAGCAGGCGGCGACCTGGGTGCCCGGCAAGGCGCGCATCGATACCTGGATGCATCGCGTGGCGCTCAATCTGTGCTATGATCGCCTGCGACGCCGTAAGGATACGGTGAACACGGATGATATCGAGATTATGGATGATGCAGCAGGGCCGTCAGCTCAGCTTGAGCAGGCCCAGGCCACTCAGGCCTTGCAGAAGGCCCTGGCGCAGTTGCCCGAGCGTCAGCGTACCGCCATCACCCTGAACTATTATCAGGAGATGTCGAATATTGAAGCGGCCGCCACTATGGGGGTGAGCATCGAGGCGATGGAAAGCCTGCTGGCGCGGGCGAGGCGCACCTTGCGCAGCCTGATGCGTGATGACAAACATGTATCTGGCGATACCAGAGTAAGAGCCGCGAGCGTAAACCCGTCGAAAGCGGGAGGTGAGATATGA